In the genome of Phacochoerus africanus isolate WHEZ1 chromosome 10, ROS_Pafr_v1, whole genome shotgun sequence, one region contains:
- the PLRG1 gene encoding pleiotropic regulator 1 isoform X1 — protein sequence MVEEVQKHSVHTLVFRSLKRTHDMFVADNGKPVPLDEESHKRKMAIKLRNEYGPVLHMPTSKENLKEKGPQNASDSYGHKQYPANQGQEVEYLVTGTHPYPPGPGVALTADTKIQRMPSESAAQSLAVALPTTQARVDANRSAPAAGEYRHPGASDRSQSAGAVVVDGGNAKNSALMAKKAPTMPKPQWHPPWKLYRVISGHLGWVRCIAVEPGNQWFVTGSADRTIKIWDLASGKLKLSLTGHISTVRGVIVSTRSPYLFSCGEDKQVKCWDLEYNKVIRHYHGHLSAVYGLDLHPTIDVLVTCSRDSTARIWDVRTKASVHTLSGHTNAVATVRCQAAEPQIITGSHDTTIRLWDLVAGKTRVTLTNHKKSVRAVVLHPRHYTFASGSPDNIKQWKFPDGSFIQNLSGHNAIINTLTVNSDGVLVSGADNGTMHLWDWRTGYNFQRVHAAVQPGSLDSESGIFACAFDQSESRLLTAEADKTIKVYREDDTATEETHPVSWKPEIIKRKRF from the exons ATGGTCGAG GAGGTACAGAAACACTCTGTGCACACACTTGTGTTCAGGTCATTGAAGAGGACCCATGACATGTTTGTGGCTGATAATGGAAAACCTGTGCCTTTGGATGAAGAGAG TCACAAACGAAAAATGGCAATCAAACTGCGTAATGAGTATGGTCCTGTGTTGCATATGCCTActtcaaaagaaaatttgaaagagaagGGCCCTCAGAATGCATCAGATTCATATGGACACAAACAGTATCCTGCCAATCAAG GACAAGAGGTTGAATATTTGGTGACAGGGACACATCCATATCCACCAGGACCTG GGGTTGCACTGACAGCAGACACTAAGATCCAAAGAATGCCAAGTGAATCAGCTGCACAGTCCTTAGCTGTGGCATTACCTACGACTCAGGCCAG GGTTGATGCAAATCGTAGTGCACCTGCTGCAGGTGAATACCGACATCCAGGGGCTTCTGACCGCTCACAGTCTGCGGGTGCG GTTGTTGTGGATGGTGGCAATGCCAAGAACTCTGCACTGATGGCTAAAAAAGCCCCTACAATGCCAAAGCCCCAGTGGCACCCACCGTGGAAACTCTACAGG gtGATCAGTGGGCACCTTGGCTGGGTTCGCTGTATTGCTGTGGAACCTGGAAATCAATGGTTTGTTACTGGATCTGCTGACAGAACTATAAAG ATCTGGGACTTGGCTAGTGGCAAGTTAAAGCTGTCCTTAACAGGGCACATCAGCACGGTGCGTGGCGTGATAGTGAGCACGAGGAGCCCATACCTCTTCTCCTGCGGGGAAGACAAACAAGTCAAGTGCTGGGATCTGGAGTATAATAAG gtTATAAGGCACTATCACGGACATCTGAGCGCAGTGTATGGACTGGACTTGCACCCGACAATCGACGTGCTGGTGACCTGTAGCCGAGACTCAACTGCCCGG ATTTGGGATGTAAGAACTAAAGCCAGCGTACACACGTTATCTGGACATACTAATGCGGTTGCTACAGTGAGGTGTCAGGCTGCAGAACCACAAATTATTACTG GAAGCCATGACACTACAATACGATTATGGGATTTGGTGGCTGGAAAAACAAGAGTCACATTAACGAATCATAAAAAATCAGTCAGGGCTGTGGTTTTACATCCAAGACA tTATACATTTGCATCGGGTTCGCCAGATAACATAAAacagtggaaattcccagatgGAAGTTTCATTCAAAATCTTTCTGGTCACAATGCTATTATTAACACATTGACAGTAAATTCCGATGGAGTGCTTGTATCTGGAG CTGACAATGGCACTATGCATCTTTGGGATTGGAGAACTGGCTACAATTTCCAGAGAGTTCACGCAGCAGTGCAGCCCGGGTCTTTGGACAGTGAGTCAGGAATatttgcttgtgcttttgatcAGTCTGAAAGTCGATTACTAACAGCCGAAGCTGACAAAACCATTAAAGTGTACAGAGAGGATGACACAGCG ACAGAAGAAACTCATCCAGTCAGCTGGAAGCCAGAAATTATCAAGAGAAAGAGATTTTAA
- the PLRG1 gene encoding pleiotropic regulator 1 isoform X2: protein MAIKLRNEYGPVLHMPTSKENLKEKGPQNASDSYGHKQYPANQGQEVEYLVTGTHPYPPGPGVALTADTKIQRMPSESAAQSLAVALPTTQARVDANRSAPAAGEYRHPGASDRSQSAGAVVVDGGNAKNSALMAKKAPTMPKPQWHPPWKLYRVISGHLGWVRCIAVEPGNQWFVTGSADRTIKIWDLASGKLKLSLTGHISTVRGVIVSTRSPYLFSCGEDKQVKCWDLEYNKVIRHYHGHLSAVYGLDLHPTIDVLVTCSRDSTARIWDVRTKASVHTLSGHTNAVATVRCQAAEPQIITGSHDTTIRLWDLVAGKTRVTLTNHKKSVRAVVLHPRHYTFASGSPDNIKQWKFPDGSFIQNLSGHNAIINTLTVNSDGVLVSGADNGTMHLWDWRTGYNFQRVHAAVQPGSLDSESGIFACAFDQSESRLLTAEADKTIKVYREDDTATEETHPVSWKPEIIKRKRF, encoded by the exons ATGGCAATCAAACTGCGTAATGAGTATGGTCCTGTGTTGCATATGCCTActtcaaaagaaaatttgaaagagaagGGCCCTCAGAATGCATCAGATTCATATGGACACAAACAGTATCCTGCCAATCAAG GACAAGAGGTTGAATATTTGGTGACAGGGACACATCCATATCCACCAGGACCTG GGGTTGCACTGACAGCAGACACTAAGATCCAAAGAATGCCAAGTGAATCAGCTGCACAGTCCTTAGCTGTGGCATTACCTACGACTCAGGCCAG GGTTGATGCAAATCGTAGTGCACCTGCTGCAGGTGAATACCGACATCCAGGGGCTTCTGACCGCTCACAGTCTGCGGGTGCG GTTGTTGTGGATGGTGGCAATGCCAAGAACTCTGCACTGATGGCTAAAAAAGCCCCTACAATGCCAAAGCCCCAGTGGCACCCACCGTGGAAACTCTACAGG gtGATCAGTGGGCACCTTGGCTGGGTTCGCTGTATTGCTGTGGAACCTGGAAATCAATGGTTTGTTACTGGATCTGCTGACAGAACTATAAAG ATCTGGGACTTGGCTAGTGGCAAGTTAAAGCTGTCCTTAACAGGGCACATCAGCACGGTGCGTGGCGTGATAGTGAGCACGAGGAGCCCATACCTCTTCTCCTGCGGGGAAGACAAACAAGTCAAGTGCTGGGATCTGGAGTATAATAAG gtTATAAGGCACTATCACGGACATCTGAGCGCAGTGTATGGACTGGACTTGCACCCGACAATCGACGTGCTGGTGACCTGTAGCCGAGACTCAACTGCCCGG ATTTGGGATGTAAGAACTAAAGCCAGCGTACACACGTTATCTGGACATACTAATGCGGTTGCTACAGTGAGGTGTCAGGCTGCAGAACCACAAATTATTACTG GAAGCCATGACACTACAATACGATTATGGGATTTGGTGGCTGGAAAAACAAGAGTCACATTAACGAATCATAAAAAATCAGTCAGGGCTGTGGTTTTACATCCAAGACA tTATACATTTGCATCGGGTTCGCCAGATAACATAAAacagtggaaattcccagatgGAAGTTTCATTCAAAATCTTTCTGGTCACAATGCTATTATTAACACATTGACAGTAAATTCCGATGGAGTGCTTGTATCTGGAG CTGACAATGGCACTATGCATCTTTGGGATTGGAGAACTGGCTACAATTTCCAGAGAGTTCACGCAGCAGTGCAGCCCGGGTCTTTGGACAGTGAGTCAGGAATatttgcttgtgcttttgatcAGTCTGAAAGTCGATTACTAACAGCCGAAGCTGACAAAACCATTAAAGTGTACAGAGAGGATGACACAGCG ACAGAAGAAACTCATCCAGTCAGCTGGAAGCCAGAAATTATCAAGAGAAAGAGATTTTAA